One window of the Eucalyptus grandis isolate ANBG69807.140 chromosome 6, ASM1654582v1, whole genome shotgun sequence genome contains the following:
- the LOC104450374 gene encoding UDP-rhamnose/UDP-galactose transporter 2, protein MESEKKSSAVSDVGAWAMNVVSSVGIIMANKQLMSSSGYGFSFATTLTGFHFAVTALVGLVSNAAGYSASKYVPMWELLWFSIVANMSITGMNLSLMLNSVGFYQISKLSMIPVVCVMEWILHSKHYSREVKMAVMVVVIGVGVCTVTDVKVNAKGFICACVAVLSTSLQQISIGSLQKKYSIGSFELLSKTAPIQAVSLLVFGPFVDYFLNGNAITDYKMSYGALFFILLSCSLAVFCNMSQYLCIGRFSATSFQVLGHMKTVCVLILGWVLFDSALTLKNIMGMIIAVLGMVVYSWAVELEKQSNAKAALNVKNSLTEEEIRLLKEGVENPPAKDVELGESKSRSHFFRPRLPYCGVKDLEE, encoded by the exons ATGGAGAGCGAGAAGAAATCGTCGGCGGTGTCCGATGTGGGGGCGTGGGCGATGAACGTGGTCAGCTCCGTCGGCATTATCATGGCCAACAAGCAGCTCATGTCCTCCAGTGGCTACGGCTTCAGTTTTG ctACGACGTTGACGGGGTTCCACTTTGCCGTGACTGCCTTGGTTGGTCTGGTGTCAAATGCTGCTGGTTATTCTGCATCTAAATACGTTCCCATGTGGGAGCTTCTGTGGTTCTCTATTGTTGCCAATATGTCCATCACGGGGATGAACTTAAGCTTGATGCTTAACTCTGTCGGATTTTACCAA ATTTCGAAACTGAGCATGATTCCTGTTGTTTGCGTCATGGAGTGGATCCTGCACAGTAAGCATTACTCAAGGGAAGTGAAAATGGCTGTTATGGTTGTGGTAATAGGAGTTGGTGTTTGCACTGTTACGGATGTTAAAGTCAATGCCAAAGGTTTTATATGTGCTTGTGTGGCTGTCCTCTCCACATCGTTGCAGCAAATT TCAATAGGCTCCTTGCAAAAGAAGTATTCGATTGGATCTTTTGAATTGCTGAGCAAGACAGCTCCAATTCAAGCCGTCTCTCTCCTTGTTTTTGGTCCATTTGTTGATTACTTCCTCAATGGCAATGCGATAACAGACTATAAGATGTCTTATGGTGCCCTG TTCTTTATActtctctcttgctcgctaGCGGTATTCTGCAACATGAGTCAGTACCTCTGCATAGGACGATTCTCGGCCACCTCCTTCCAGGTTCTGGGCCACATGAAGACAGTGTGCGTCCTCATACTCGGGTGGGTGCTCTTCGATTCTGCGCTGACTCTGAAGAACATAATGGGGATGATCATCGCCGTTCTTGGCATGGTAGTGTACAGTTGGGCCGTGGAACTAGAGAAGCAGTCAAATGCAAAGGCCGCGCTGAATGTGAAAAACAGTCTCACGGAAGAGGAAATTAGACTTTTGAAGGAAGGTGTTGAGAACCCTCCCGCGAAAGACGTCGAACTTGGTGAATCCAAG TCGAGGAGCCATTTCTTCAGGCCTCGTTTGCCTTATTGCGGAGTCAAAGACCTCGAGGAGTGA